The genomic DNA TCGCCTATGGCGGCCACCTCCTCAGGGCCTAGGCCAAGCAGCTCTATGGCCTTAGCCACGCCGACAGCCTTTCCCCTGCCCGCGTTTATGTGGACGGCGTAGCCGCTCCAGAGGACGCTCATCCCTCGCCTGCTGGCGGACTCCCTCAGCTCAGCTATGACCATGTCCAGCGACCTCAGGCCCCTCGGCACGTGGAAGGCCACGTCGTGAACCCTGTAGGGGTTCTGCCAGCTCTCTATGAGTCCCAGCGACTTAGCCTCGTCAACGAGCTCCTGAGGGACCCTCCCCTCACAGACATGTATGACCTGTCCCTCGTGAAATACTAGGCACCCGTTCTCAGCAACCGCGGGCCCGCTGGC from uncultured Acidilobus sp. JCHS includes the following:
- a CDS encoding sucrose-phosphate phosphatase-like hydrolase, Archaeal; protein product: MVAGLFRAIAADIDGTLTLRRGDVRLSVNAIKGVREAERAGVKVILVSGNSLPVTLGLRTYLGASGPAVAENGCLVFHEGQVIHVCEGRVPQELVDEAKSLGLIESWQNPYRVHDVAFHVPRGLRSLDMVIAELRESASRRGMSVLWSGYAVHINAGRGKAVGVAKAIELLGLGPEEVAAIGDGENDLDMLRLAAFSGCPSDAADVVRASVKFVATRPGGSGFLEFVREVLRRNREFI